The Dehalococcoidia bacterium genome segment CCTAGACCTCTACCGGCAGGCCCAGGCCCGGGGCCAGCTGGCGCCTGGCGCCGACCCCGAGGCGCTGGCCGGCCTCTTCATGGGTCTCCTGTTCCTGTATATAGTAGCGCAGATGCTGGGTCTCTGGGACTTGTTCACCCCCCAGCGCCAGGAAGCGATGCTGAGGGCCGTGCTGGGCGCCAAGACATAGGCCTCGTTCCCACCTATGGCGTCCTCGGTTGCCCTCCTGTGGGACCTGGACGGCGTCCTGGTGGACAGCGCTGCCTTTCACTACCAGGCCTTCCGGGAGGTGCTGGCCCAGATGGGGCACGACCTGGACGAGGAGACCTTTCGTCGTTCCCTGCTGGGCCTGCGCAACGATGCCATCCTGCGGCGGCTGCTGGGAGACCTGCCGCCGGAGCAGGTGCAGGATTTAGCCCATCGCAAGGAGGAGGCCTTCCGGCGCCTCATCGAGGGCCGGGTGCAGCCCTTGCCGGGGGCGCGCGAGATGGTCCTGGCAGCCCGTGAGCGAGGGATGCTCCAGGGCATCGTCTCCTCCACGCCCCGACAGAATGTCCTCCTGGTGCTGCGCACGCTGGGCCTGGAGGACGCCTTTACGGCAGTGGTAGCCGAGGGAGACGTCAGCAGGGGCAAGCCCGACCCGGAAGGCTTTCTGCTGGCGGCGCGACGACTGCAGGTGCCGCCCGAGGCCTGCACCGTCATCGAGGACGCCCCGGAGGGGGTGCAGGCAGCCAAGGCGGCGGGCATGCGCTGCCTGGCAGTGGCCACCACCCGTCCGCCGCATATGCTGTCGCAAGCGGACCTGGTAGTGGAGTCGCTGGCCGACCCGGCGGCGCGCCGCTTCCTGCTGGAGAGCTGAGGCCCCTACTCCTTGTAAGTCAGGACACGGCCCCAGACGCTCTTGGTGCCCCACAGGCCGGAGCGAATGCACTCCAGCTGCACGATCTGGCTGTGGTCCACGAACAGGTTGACCTCGGGGCCGTAGTTCTGCAGGTACCAGGTGAAGACAAGGGGGTCGGCGGCCTCGAACATGACCTTCTCCAGCCCCAGGGCATTGATGATCTTGGCCACCACATCGGTGCGCCAGGTCTTGACGCTTTCGGTGATCCCCTCGGACTCGATCATGATCATGTAGGCGCCGGCCTCCAGGAACCGACGGGCCTGCCCGATGGCCCACTCCACATCACGGGTGCCCTCCAGGGCCAGCTCCTCGGCGGAGGTAGCGCCGCCGGCACCGAACTGGATGCCCACTTCCGGCTTGGCCTTGAGCCCAGCCTTCTGGACCTTCTCCACCAGCCGCAGCCAGTCGTCGGTGGGGATGGTTATGAAGCCAGTGGAGATCTCGATGATGTCAAAGCCCAAGTCCTTGCACTCGCGGATGTACTTGTCCACCAGGTCGGGGCCCCAGGATAGGACGCGCTCGATGAAGCCGCCGGTGGATACCATCACATCGTAGCGGTGGGCCAGCTCGATGAACTCCTTCAGCACGTCCCGTCGGTAGAGCACGAAGGAGCCGCCGGCGAACTTGACGCTATCGATGTAGTCGCCCATGGTCTCCAAGACGTCCTCCAGGTAGCGCTTACCCATGGGCGTGTAGTAGGGGCCGCGGATCTCGGTGATGCCGCGGCTGCGAGGCTTGCTCTCCCGCTTGTTGGCGGGGATGAAGGGGAACGCCCTTTGCTCCATGATCCGACCTCCTCGTGCTACTTGCCTACCCGGGCCAGAAGGGCCGTCAGCTCCCTCACTGGCACGTTCTCCAGATTGTCCACGCAGGCCGCTATCTCGCGCCGCAGGGAGGCGTCGGTGTACGGGCCTGCCAGGCGCTCGAACTTCTCCAGCACCCGTTCCCAGGGCATGGGACGGGTGTGGAAGCCTTCGTAGTCCCGCTTCTCTATCTGCAGGACACGGCCGTCTTTCAGGGTCACCCGCAGGCGGGCAGGCATTTCGGCCGGGAAGCGGGCGCTGAACTCGTCCACCGGTCGCACGTGGACACGGCGCAGGAGCGTCTGAACGTCGTCGCGGACGATGCGCTCCGGCTCGTACTGGGCAGGCCCCACGTCGCCGTCCAGCAGGGCCACCGCCAGCATGTAGGGAAGGCTGTGGTCGGCCTCCTCCTTGGTCTGGACGATGTGCTTGTCGCCCTCCTCACCGCCGCCGATGATCATGAAGGCCACTTGGAAGGTGTCCAGGTCGATACGCTCCACGTCCTCGGCCCTAAAGCCGTGCAGGGCCTGCAGCTCCAGCAACCCCTCGATGGCCGACTGGGAATGGATCTCGGCGTTGTACTTCTTGATGATGGTCTTGCGCACCATCTCCAGGTCTTCCTTGGACCAGTCGATCTGGAAGTGCCCGGCGATGGCATCCATGAACCCCTTGTTGCCCTCGAACACCTCCAGGGGCCCGGTGATGCCACGCCTGGCCAGGAAGGCGGCATGGGTCGCCACGAAGCCGGTATGGGGATAGGCCAGCCCCTTCCAGTGGGACAGGCGGCCGGTGCGGGTCACCCTCAGGGCGTTGTTGGGGGTGGCCGACAGGGCGATGGCATGGGCCGTTCGCTCCGCGTCCAGCCCCAGCGCCTTGGCGACGCCAGCGCCGGCGGCGTAGGTGCCCTGGGTCGTGTGGTCGAACCCCTTGTGCCGCACCGGGGCCACCTCCGACAGACGGCACTGGACCTGATAGGCGACAGCCAGGGCCGTCAGCAGGTCGCGGCCGCTGCGGTCGGCATACTCGCTGGCCGCCAGCACCGCCCCCAGATTGTCGCTGGGGTGGCACGTCTCTCCGGGGGCCAGGAAGGAGTCGTTGTAGTCCAGGTAGCGCACCAGGGCGCCGTTGTAAAAGGCGGCACGGTCGGGCGCCGTTCGACCACCGCCGATGAGGGTGCAGAGGGAGGCCCCTCCGAACTCCTCGATGTGCTGGCGAATGTAGACTATGGGCTCTCCCTCCAGGGCGCCGATAGCGCAGGCCAGGGAGTCCAGGACCCGGACCTTGAGCTGACGCCGCGCCTCCTGCGACAGCATCTCGTAGTCAGCCTGGACAACGAACTGGGCCAGCTGCTCGACCAGGGTCATCTTTACCTCCGTCGGTCACTCGGGTGTTCTAGAGAGAGGCATGACCGGCCCGGGACGACGAGAGTCGCCGGGCAGGAACGGGCATTCCCCGGCACCCGCCCTCCAGGAGGGCAGGCGGGCCGGAGGCGGGGGCGGACTACCGATGGCACGGCCCTATGGCCCCAATTTAGCCCGCCTTAACCCTAGTGTCCAGGGGAGGCGAAGGCTGCGGGCCGGGCCGAGGCAGGAGCATCAGCCCTTGAGCCGGGCGATGAACTCGTCCACCGGGATGGCTGCCAGGGTCTGGATCTTGACGCTACCGCGAGCGGCCATCTCGGCAGAGACGCGGGCCACCGTCTCGATATCCGGTGCCTCGATGATGTTGACGAAGTCGTAAGGGCCCAGCACGGCATACTGGGCCAGCACACGGATGCCGAACTGCTGCTCCAGCTCCTCCCGCACCTGGCGGATGCGGTCGGGGTTCTCCTTCA includes the following:
- a CDS encoding GYD domain-containing protein, translated to MPTFIMLSTLTDDGAETVKENPDRIRQVREELEQQFGIRVLAQYAVLGPYDFVNIIEAPDIETVARVSAEMAARGSVKIQTLAAIPVDEFIARLKG
- a CDS encoding HAD family phosphatase, coding for MASSVALLWDLDGVLVDSAAFHYQAFREVLAQMGHDLDEETFRRSLLGLRNDAILRRLLGDLPPEQVQDLAHRKEEAFRRLIEGRVQPLPGAREMVLAARERGMLQGIVSSTPRQNVLLVLRTLGLEDAFTAVVAEGDVSRGKPDPEGFLLAARRLQVPPEACTVIEDAPEGVQAAKAAGMRCLAVATTRPPHMLSQADLVVESLADPAARRFLLES
- a CDS encoding phosphosulfolactate synthase, whose product is MEQRAFPFIPANKRESKPRSRGITEIRGPYYTPMGKRYLEDVLETMGDYIDSVKFAGGSFVLYRRDVLKEFIELAHRYDVMVSTGGFIERVLSWGPDLVDKYIRECKDLGFDIIEISTGFITIPTDDWLRLVEKVQKAGLKAKPEVGIQFGAGGATSAEELALEGTRDVEWAIGQARRFLEAGAYMIMIESEGITESVKTWRTDVVAKIINALGLEKVMFEAADPLVFTWYLQNYGPEVNLFVDHSQIVQLECIRSGLWGTKSVWGRVLTYKE
- a CDS encoding MmgE/PrpD family protein, with product MTLVEQLAQFVVQADYEMLSQEARRQLKVRVLDSLACAIGALEGEPIVYIRQHIEEFGGASLCTLIGGGRTAPDRAAFYNGALVRYLDYNDSFLAPGETCHPSDNLGAVLAASEYADRSGRDLLTALAVAYQVQCRLSEVAPVRHKGFDHTTQGTYAAGAGVAKALGLDAERTAHAIALSATPNNALRVTRTGRLSHWKGLAYPHTGFVATHAAFLARRGITGPLEVFEGNKGFMDAIAGHFQIDWSKEDLEMVRKTIIKKYNAEIHSQSAIEGLLELQALHGFRAEDVERIDLDTFQVAFMIIGGGEEGDKHIVQTKEEADHSLPYMLAVALLDGDVGPAQYEPERIVRDDVQTLLRRVHVRPVDEFSARFPAEMPARLRVTLKDGRVLQIEKRDYEGFHTRPMPWERVLEKFERLAGPYTDASLRREIAACVDNLENVPVRELTALLARVGK